From a single Stomoxys calcitrans chromosome 4, idStoCalc2.1, whole genome shotgun sequence genomic region:
- the LOC106088948 gene encoding lectin subunit alpha: MWTLKTYSLRFVLLVTILNCVSAEPQLHAAADGTKFYIEIDGKYNWFQALHECARRGYQLVEVHTGQKHNVLMNALDSFFGKPHNLWLGANDEYNSERDFNRPFYWASSGKRMIFSYWSSNNPDNYRNNEHCVHTWTEREHFAWNDAPCTSKMGYVCEQKTVP, from the exons ATGTGGACACTTAAAACGTACTCGCTGCGCTTTGTTTTATTGGTCACAATATTGAATTGTGTCAGCGCAGAACCGCAATTACATGCAGCGGCTGatggtacaaaattttatattgaaatcgATGGAAAG TACAATTGGTTTCAAGCTTTACACGAATGCGCTCGCCGTGGTTATCAGTTGGTTGAAGTACATACCGGCCAAAAGCATAATGTTCTAATGAATGCTTTGGATTCATTCTTTG GAAAGCCACATAACCTATGGCTGGGAGCCAATGATGAGTATAATAGTGAGCGAGACTTTAATAGACCCTTTTATTGGGCCTCTTCTGGAAAACGCATGATATTCTCCTATTGGTCCAGCAATAATCCAGACAATTATAGAAATAATGAGCACTGCGTGCATACCTGGACAGAGAGAGAACATTTTGCTTGGAACGATGCACCTTGCACctcgaaaatgggctatgttTGTGAGCAGAAAACTGTGCCATAG